A section of the Myxocyprinus asiaticus isolate MX2 ecotype Aquarium Trade chromosome 40, UBuf_Myxa_2, whole genome shotgun sequence genome encodes:
- the tpgs2 gene encoding tubulin polyglutamylase complex subunit 2 isoform X1: MEDARDDKTITGFVDRLTFGITRVLESLPGVLDVRFAEKAPAEKRCLMSWEQKNNCALPEDLRDFYLTTDGFMLTWNSKLGNEAVPVGRMVINSIAQLRPLLQSSVYSLPNAPTLADLDFDDDLEVVSPFLESDGPEQPHFDSRSRIFELDPCNGNGKVCLVYKSCTPGVIAQQCEVWFLDRSLFWHCLTPSFTAYYRLMITYLGLPEWQYNFTPYGPSPQAKQWAALYQPLTFHGDPNHDTASEPLLNKLDPAKAFRGKAKPPTPKKKQPAQAPASGGSTAKGQGVSGRHSMIKR; the protein is encoded by the exons ATGGAGGATGCAAGAGATGACAAGACCATCACGGGATTTGTAGATAGACTCACCTTTGGCATAACTCGGGTTTTGG AGAGTCTTCCAGGCGTGTTGGATGTACGatttgcagagaaagcccctgcAGAAAAACGATGCCTTATGTCCTGGGagcag AAAAACAACTGTGCTTTGCCTGAAGATCTCAGAGATTTCTATCTCACGACAGATGGCTTCATGCTTACCTGGAACTCTAAGCTGGGAA ATGAAGCAGTTCCAGTGGGTCGCATGGTGATCAACAGTATTGCTCAGTTACGTCCTCTGCTTCAGTCAAGTGTATATTCCCTCCCCAATGCACCTACCTTAGCTGATCTTGATTTTGATGATGATTTAGAAG TTGTTTCTCCTTTTTTAGAATCTGATGGTCCTGAACAGCCTCATTTTGATTCTCGCAGCCGCATCTTTGAGCTGGACCCCTGCAATGGGAATGGCAAAGTCTGCCTTGTTTACAAGAGCTGCACTCCAG GTGTAATAGCCCAGCAGTGCGAGGTGTGGTTCTTGGACCGATCTCTTTTCTGGCACTGTCTCACCCCCTCCTTCACTGCTTACTACCGGCTTATGATCACTTACCTGGGGCTGCCAGAGTGGCAGTATAATTTCACTCCGTATGGCCCCAGCCCACAAGCTAAG CAATGGGCAGCCCTGTACCAACCTCTGACGTTCCATGGCGACCCCAATCATGACACAGCCAGTGAACCTTTATTAAACAAGCTTGACCCAGCCAAGGCATTCCGTGGAAAGGCCAAGCCACCCACACCTAAGAAGAAGCAGCCAGCACAGGCGCCAGCCAGTGGAGGGAGCACAGCCAAAGGACAGGGGGTCTCAGGGAGACACAGCATGATTAAACGATGA
- the tpgs2 gene encoding tubulin polyglutamylase complex subunit 2 isoform X2: MEDARDDKTITGFVDRLTFGITRVLESLPGVLDVRFAEKAPAEKRCLMSWEQKNNCALPEDLRDFYLTTDGFMLTWNSKLGNEAVPVGRMVINSIAQLRPLLQSSVYSLPNAPTLADLDFDDDLEESDGPEQPHFDSRSRIFELDPCNGNGKVCLVYKSCTPGVIAQQCEVWFLDRSLFWHCLTPSFTAYYRLMITYLGLPEWQYNFTPYGPSPQAKQWAALYQPLTFHGDPNHDTASEPLLNKLDPAKAFRGKAKPPTPKKKQPAQAPASGGSTAKGQGVSGRHSMIKR, encoded by the exons ATGGAGGATGCAAGAGATGACAAGACCATCACGGGATTTGTAGATAGACTCACCTTTGGCATAACTCGGGTTTTGG AGAGTCTTCCAGGCGTGTTGGATGTACGatttgcagagaaagcccctgcAGAAAAACGATGCCTTATGTCCTGGGagcag AAAAACAACTGTGCTTTGCCTGAAGATCTCAGAGATTTCTATCTCACGACAGATGGCTTCATGCTTACCTGGAACTCTAAGCTGGGAA ATGAAGCAGTTCCAGTGGGTCGCATGGTGATCAACAGTATTGCTCAGTTACGTCCTCTGCTTCAGTCAAGTGTATATTCCCTCCCCAATGCACCTACCTTAGCTGATCTTGATTTTGATGATGATTTAGAAG AATCTGATGGTCCTGAACAGCCTCATTTTGATTCTCGCAGCCGCATCTTTGAGCTGGACCCCTGCAATGGGAATGGCAAAGTCTGCCTTGTTTACAAGAGCTGCACTCCAG GTGTAATAGCCCAGCAGTGCGAGGTGTGGTTCTTGGACCGATCTCTTTTCTGGCACTGTCTCACCCCCTCCTTCACTGCTTACTACCGGCTTATGATCACTTACCTGGGGCTGCCAGAGTGGCAGTATAATTTCACTCCGTATGGCCCCAGCCCACAAGCTAAG CAATGGGCAGCCCTGTACCAACCTCTGACGTTCCATGGCGACCCCAATCATGACACAGCCAGTGAACCTTTATTAAACAAGCTTGACCCAGCCAAGGCATTCCGTGGAAAGGCCAAGCCACCCACACCTAAGAAGAAGCAGCCAGCACAGGCGCCAGCCAGTGGAGGGAGCACAGCCAAAGGACAGGGGGTCTCAGGGAGACACAGCATGATTAAACGATGA
- the tpgs2 gene encoding tubulin polyglutamylase complex subunit 2 isoform X3 produces the protein MPLFLHVHQKNNCALPEDLRDFYLTTDGFMLTWNSKLGNEAVPVGRMVINSIAQLRPLLQSSVYSLPNAPTLADLDFDDDLEVVSPFLESDGPEQPHFDSRSRIFELDPCNGNGKVCLVYKSCTPGVIAQQCEVWFLDRSLFWHCLTPSFTAYYRLMITYLGLPEWQYNFTPYGPSPQAKQWAALYQPLTFHGDPNHDTASEPLLNKLDPAKAFRGKAKPPTPKKKQPAQAPASGGSTAKGQGVSGRHSMIKR, from the exons ATGCCTTTATTCTTGCATGTCCACCAGAAAAACAACTGTGCTTTGCCTGAAGATCTCAGAGATTTCTATCTCACGACAGATGGCTTCATGCTTACCTGGAACTCTAAGCTGGGAA ATGAAGCAGTTCCAGTGGGTCGCATGGTGATCAACAGTATTGCTCAGTTACGTCCTCTGCTTCAGTCAAGTGTATATTCCCTCCCCAATGCACCTACCTTAGCTGATCTTGATTTTGATGATGATTTAGAAG TTGTTTCTCCTTTTTTAGAATCTGATGGTCCTGAACAGCCTCATTTTGATTCTCGCAGCCGCATCTTTGAGCTGGACCCCTGCAATGGGAATGGCAAAGTCTGCCTTGTTTACAAGAGCTGCACTCCAG GTGTAATAGCCCAGCAGTGCGAGGTGTGGTTCTTGGACCGATCTCTTTTCTGGCACTGTCTCACCCCCTCCTTCACTGCTTACTACCGGCTTATGATCACTTACCTGGGGCTGCCAGAGTGGCAGTATAATTTCACTCCGTATGGCCCCAGCCCACAAGCTAAG CAATGGGCAGCCCTGTACCAACCTCTGACGTTCCATGGCGACCCCAATCATGACACAGCCAGTGAACCTTTATTAAACAAGCTTGACCCAGCCAAGGCATTCCGTGGAAAGGCCAAGCCACCCACACCTAAGAAGAAGCAGCCAGCACAGGCGCCAGCCAGTGGAGGGAGCACAGCCAAAGGACAGGGGGTCTCAGGGAGACACAGCATGATTAAACGATGA
- the LOC127431141 gene encoding aquaporin-7-like isoform X1, with protein sequence MEEGRIQGHMVPTVGSTLRIKSECIRVVLAETLCTFIMMVFGLGSVAQVVTGSGAFGEYLSINVGFGLGVAMGVHIGGKVSGAHMNAAVSFTMCVFGHLRWKMLPLYVLAQFMGSFLAAGTVFSLYYDAIHHYCGGNLTVSGPKATAGIFATYPAPYISIYTGFLDQVLGTAMLLLCLMAFADQRNQPVVPGGEPVGVGLLVLLIGISLGSNSGYAINPSRDLGPRVFTLMAGWGLEVFRAGNGWWWVPLVAPLFGGVIGALIYKAFVELHHLHHYNDIKTQSIRDPECVPLDKCKNSSTEICV encoded by the exons ATGGAGGAAGGGAGAATTCAAGGCCATATGGTACCTACCGTGGGATCCACTTTGAGGATCAAAAGTGAATGTATCAGAGTAGTTCTAGCTGAGACCCTCTGCACATTCATCATGATG GTATTTGGTCTTGGCTCTGTGGCCCAAGTAGTCACAGGAAGTGGGGCATTTGGAGAGTACCTCAGCATAAATGTGGGCTTTGGGCTGGGCGTGGCTATGGGCGTGCACATTGGTGGCAAAGTGTCAG GAGCTCATATGAATGCAGCTGTTTCATTCACAATGTGTGTGTTTGGCCATTTGCGCTGGAAAATGCTCCCATTATATGTCCTCGCCCAGTTTATGGGTTCCTTCCTTGCCGCTGGGACTGTATTTTCACTTTATTACG ATGCTATACATCATTACTGTGGGGGCAATTTGACTGTATCTGGCCCAAAAGCAACAGCTGGGATCTTTGCGACATATCCAGCCCCTTACATCTCAATCTACACTGGATTCTTAGATCAG GTTCTGGGCACTGCCATGCTGCTGCTGTGTCTGATGGCCTTTGCAGACCAGAGAAACCAGCCGGTTGTTCCTGGAGGTGAGCCTGTGGGTGTCGGGCTCCTGGTGCTTCTGATCGGAATCTCTCTGGGGAGCAACAGTGGCTATGCCATCAATCCCTCACGAGACTTGGGGCCAAGAGTCTTCACACTGATGGCTGGTTGGGGCCTTGAGGTGTTTAG GGCAGGCAATGGCTGGTGGTGGGTACCTCTGGTGGCACCCTTATTTGGAGGAGTGATTGGGGCTTTAATCTACAAAGCTTTTGTAGAGCTACACCACCTACACCATTACAATGACATAAAGACACAATCCATAAGGGATCCTGAATGTGTTCCTCTGGATAAGTGCAAGAACAGCAGTACAGAGATATGTGTGTGA
- the LOC127431141 gene encoding aquaporin-7-like isoform X2, with amino-acid sequence MEEGRIQGHMVPTVGSTLRIKSECIRVVLAETLCTFIMMVFGLGSVAQVVTGSGAFGEYLSINVGFGLGVAMGVHIGGKVSDAIHHYCGGNLTVSGPKATAGIFATYPAPYISIYTGFLDQVLGTAMLLLCLMAFADQRNQPVVPGGEPVGVGLLVLLIGISLGSNSGYAINPSRDLGPRVFTLMAGWGLEVFRAGNGWWWVPLVAPLFGGVIGALIYKAFVELHHLHHYNDIKTQSIRDPECVPLDKCKNSSTEICV; translated from the exons ATGGAGGAAGGGAGAATTCAAGGCCATATGGTACCTACCGTGGGATCCACTTTGAGGATCAAAAGTGAATGTATCAGAGTAGTTCTAGCTGAGACCCTCTGCACATTCATCATGATG GTATTTGGTCTTGGCTCTGTGGCCCAAGTAGTCACAGGAAGTGGGGCATTTGGAGAGTACCTCAGCATAAATGTGGGCTTTGGGCTGGGCGTGGCTATGGGCGTGCACATTGGTGGCAAAGTGTCAG ATGCTATACATCATTACTGTGGGGGCAATTTGACTGTATCTGGCCCAAAAGCAACAGCTGGGATCTTTGCGACATATCCAGCCCCTTACATCTCAATCTACACTGGATTCTTAGATCAG GTTCTGGGCACTGCCATGCTGCTGCTGTGTCTGATGGCCTTTGCAGACCAGAGAAACCAGCCGGTTGTTCCTGGAGGTGAGCCTGTGGGTGTCGGGCTCCTGGTGCTTCTGATCGGAATCTCTCTGGGGAGCAACAGTGGCTATGCCATCAATCCCTCACGAGACTTGGGGCCAAGAGTCTTCACACTGATGGCTGGTTGGGGCCTTGAGGTGTTTAG GGCAGGCAATGGCTGGTGGTGGGTACCTCTGGTGGCACCCTTATTTGGAGGAGTGATTGGGGCTTTAATCTACAAAGCTTTTGTAGAGCTACACCACCTACACCATTACAATGACATAAAGACACAATCCATAAGGGATCCTGAATGTGTTCCTCTGGATAAGTGCAAGAACAGCAGTACAGAGATATGTGTGTGA